In a single window of the Methanobacterium alcaliphilum genome:
- a CDS encoding manganese efflux pump MntP family protein — translation MDFISIIFLAFGLAMDAFSVSITRGLSLKCNIKYALIIALSFGVFQALMPILGWFSGMHLQSIVSTLAPWIAFLLLLGIGLKMIYESFSTGGDDTCQIFSIRELLILSIATSIDAFAVGVTFAILNTSIITPIIIIGIITFILSLIGVYIGKNIGHLFENKIEILGGLILIAIGFKILLENIRF, via the coding sequence ATGGATTTTATTTCAATAATATTTCTAGCATTTGGACTGGCTATGGATGCATTCAGCGTATCTATAACACGAGGATTAAGCCTTAAATGTAATATTAAATATGCACTAATAATTGCTTTATCATTTGGAGTATTTCAGGCATTAATGCCTATTTTAGGATGGTTTTCGGGGATGCATCTCCAAAGTATTGTTTCTACTTTAGCACCGTGGATTGCCTTTCTACTACTTCTAGGTATTGGTCTTAAAATGATATATGAAAGTTTTAGCACTGGTGGTGATGACACTTGCCAAATATTTTCCATTAGAGAGCTCTTGATTCTATCCATTGCAACAAGTATTGATGCCTTTGCGGTGGGTGTGACTTTCGCTATATTAAACACATCAATTATAACTCCTATCATCATAATTGGAATTATAACATTCATTCTATCTTTAATTGGTGTTTATATTGGTAAAAATATTGGTCATCTTTTTGAAAATAAGATTGAAATTCTCGGTGGCTTGATTTTAATAGCCATAGGTTTTAAGATACTATTAGAAAATATACGGTTTTAA